The segment TggtaaaaaatcaataaaatgaATTACTTTAGTCATTATTGTCGCCTAATCATGTGGATGCTAATTATTGAATGATTGTCATTCCTTGTCAAATCAACCAAGAATTTCCCTTGTGACCTCTCAGATTTTACcaacaaatttatcaaaaaaTTAATGCTTGCTCAGGCCTTTTAATTAGTCAGATACACGCTAATGAACTTTTAACTAATTAGCAATACAAGGTAACATTTTAGGAAcgtattttaaaattgttggtATGTGAGACTGATTTATGTAGtagcaccttaaaagggtttacacTAAAAGGTGCTGCAGCACATTCACTATCCAATACCAGAAACATAAGGGCATGTCACTTGTCTTAGCTATAAGTGTAtgggtttatttttatttgcattATACAACACACTAGGAACGCACATGACCTatgcttatacatgtatgtcccatctgaaagctgaggtctcgaattcaagcatctaaaagcacacaaattgtgctacaaggatgttttttcttccattattctctcgcaaattttgacgaccaatcgagctcaaattttcaccggttttgtattttaggcaaatgttgagataaaccaagtgagaagtctttgacaattactaatagtatccagtgcctttaaagcaatgtaTGAGGGATCAAAGTTGTCCCAAAGTGTTTGAATATTTGCAAGATTTGCGCAGTTAGTATCCATGGATTAAAACTTTAGTAAAATACTATGCTTTTATTCTTGTGAGAATGTGTCAGTCAGGTTACATGTAATAATGACTGTtgataactttaaaaaaccagtcttctcacttggtgtatctcaacatatgcataaaataactaacctgtgaaaatttgagctcaattggtcttcgaagttgcgagataataatgaaagaaaaacaaccttgtcacacgaagttgtgtgcttcagatgcttgattttgagacctcaaaatcaaatttgtggaaaaattactcctgtctcgaaaactacattacttcagagggagccattacttcaaagtgtccactacctttaaactcACTTTTGTTCTGCTTGTGTGCTGTGCAGGTTCCAGACGACAGAATGGCATTGGTTTCCGGTCTGTCTAATGATCCAGATGCTGTCATTGGTGCTACCAAGATATCAATCCCTCCTGAATGGTTGGTGAAATAGAACATTAAATGTTCTTTAAGATCTCTCTTTGGTCGTGTTCGCATTGGGACTTTTGGGTATGGTAACTTACCGGCCTGGTAAGTTAACTTGCCTGGTTAGTTAACTTACCGGGCCGGTAAGTTAACAGCTGTTCGCACTTGGATTAATTTGTATGATCTGGTAACTTaccaggggcctttctcaaacttTGGCTTGGGCTCTCGCTCAGACTTGGGCTCCGCATGCTGCGTACACAACGGAAATGCAGCTATGCTTTTAACCTGAAATTTTCGGAGTAGCGCGTATTGCACGCGGTGGTCCGAACATCAGCAGACCTTTTAGAAATAAGTCACATGACAGTATTGTTAAGTTTTACCGGAGTGGcgcgttcgcattggacttcTTGTCCCtgttaagttaacattgttaaGTTACCGGGGCTCCAATCGGCCTGTTAAGTTAACAGCGCCAAGGCGGTAAATTACCAGCCCGGTAAGTTACCTGCTATGCACTTGGACTTAATATCGGTAAGTTAACAATTTGCCGTGGTAGTTTAACCATTTTAAGTCCACTGCGAACACTGCTAGAGAATTGCCTCTTTGTTAAAAACCTTCTTACTGTGTCTGAACATTCAATATCGTCCTTATTTTAGTGTTGGTTAATGTTGTGAGTGCATCTCTACACAGTACATCCATGTATGTACAGGGGATACGGTAGTTTTATAAGGGCCATTGCAAAGAGTCTGCCTTGTTATTGGCTTACTGATAGTCACATGGTATGTTTGACCTTTTTTTAGAAAGCGCTATACCTGTAGGAACCACAATGTGCTGTACCCAGAGCAGctaatttaaaaatgtactgtAGGCTACATGTACCTGAAGCAACCTGTGTTCTATACCCATAGCATCGGCAGCATCTTgttaccaagaagtctggactCAATACggggtgttataaaataaatattgactgGGTTTTTTTCATGCTAATGGTTAAACCTACATCCATACAACTCTCTCGGTGATCCGTGGCGTGATCTATTTTTCCCAAGGATTTGCCTCGGGGAAAAATGAAATCTTAGTTTTAACCAAAGCGCTCAAAGCATAAATTTagaggtagagttgttcttagggaactgtcttgctttattctactgccgaggagtagataatcggaggttcgggagacttctcagttctgaaaagaactgtcctgctttttaactattaccagggcggatggtatagaaattagactggactactactttagcttataggatcgtaattaactgtactgccgcggagtcagttctgacgatgactagagcaagctagtcgaaacgttgagaccaatttcagaactgactccgtggcagtacagttaattacgatcctataagctaaagtagtagtccagtctaatttctataccatccgccctggtaatagttaaaaagcaggacagttcttttcagaactgagaagtctcccgaacctccgattatctcctcctcggcagtagaataaagcaagacagttccctaagaacaactctacctggcaagtagatacacacatggtgttaccgcaaaccaaatatacattgatacctcaccatgcaatgcctcaaatcctatattaacttaaatgcatttataaagcgctttaacactgtttcaaagcgctgtacagtcaagaaaaacattaaaatgcatgattaaaaaacatgagaaaaatagcgatatgttttttttaaaatacacaacagttaaaaaagtagcaagaaattagtaaaaatatTGCAATACAAACAATCATATTACACAGAACTTGTGCTGAGGATCCATTTGAGGGGAACTGGAGATACTTTCTTTTGATATTTCTCCCTGTTATACCCGTGTTCTTATCCCATCTGACACGTGATGAAGACAGTTTCCTTACCTTCTTCTCCTTTGCAGGGTTGATGCAGTTGAAGAAATTTCATATGATACGACAAGAATACAGCAGAAAGGTGAGTACATGTATTCAAGTGCTGTTAAAGTTGAAATGATTCTGTCAAACCACAAGGAGTAAGACCGCAATCAGTGGTGGACTCCAGTCTCGAGTTCTGTTACTTAcggcaggttcaaatcccggccTGGTCAGTTGTGAGATTTGTGGCCTTGAGCAAAACACTTTAACATATTTGCTTCTTTCCATCAAAGAGCACAATTGGACGAAAGCTAGGGAGTAACATGCAATGTACTGGCATCTTATCCAGGGGAATAGAATTATTTCTAGACGTTTAATGCCAATAAAACAGTATATAAACACTGGCACaatgagccatattggctcgAGACAGACTTACATTACTGTTTTCAGCTGCTTTTGGCGTGAAGTTCTTCTACCTGTCCATAGCCACTCTATAAAACATATTGGGACTAATGCTTGTTTCTGGTTTTATGTTGACAGTTAAAGAGTTGGGCTTACTTCATGACAAGCATCTGACGAGACCAACGTTAGATGACAGTATGGAGGAGGAGCATGCCATTGAGATTGCAACACAAGAAATTACACAGGTATGTTCAGCCAGCAATGCCCCTAGACTATGTTGAGTGGTGTGGCAATTGATCTGATacgggcctgtatgcttcgtttacaaaagggcaagggcaccaaggcatttttctccttggtaaagggcaccctatgaggaaatttctacTGGCGCATTgcaggggcacaaaggcaatgaccaggggcatggaggcaatcaccttcgttgcctcagtgaagtatcaggcctgctgatATATACAGGATTGGCCCTTATCTTGTTCAGGGACCGGTTAGccggaccagggcccaatttcatagagctgctaagcacagaaatttggctagcatgaaatttcttacttgataaaaacaggattaccatccaaattttaacgtgattttcaggatgagcaaacaacagctggttaccagtaacaagcaatatgcaacaaatggaaatttagtcgataatcctgtttttatgaaggaagaaatttcatgctgagcaaattttggtgcttagcagctctatgaaattgggcccagttagcttgtcatttcactagtctgtcagctttttcactgaCCACTTGGAATGAATTGTGACaggtcctcaggtgttttaaaTGGCACTTGGCCAGCGAACCACTGTTATGTGAGAGCATTAATACCATCCAAAATGATGCagcaaatattattgttatacctcggtaacaaactgtgaagtttgattggtcgagaaccaatcatgtgacgcgcaacaaaaatgcatgttacatggctcgatggggcgggtaacatgaaaagtggtgtacatcaccttgatcgttcccggcgttggtcgatttccagcgctgtgtatgaaacaaccgcgggttcgagggaattacttcttgctcgtccgcttattaaacaatgaatagtccgtcgtaataatgtttgaagatgacaacagaacttcgagaagaggaataacaattatacaaaggtataacaaaacaattgttgcactctgtgactggggtccatgggttgtGTACAACGCAATGGACCCCATCACatcgtgcaacaattgtatatagTCTGGAACTAGACATGGCCAGATTGTTTATGATATTTTTTAATAGCACTCTTCTAGACCAGACTAAAAACAACAAGAATAGACTGGATTAGATCAGAAAAGAGTGGATCAAACCAGATAAAACTAGACTGGACTAGTTTCCAATAGCGCTCTGCTAGACCAGATTGGACAAGTTTATACTGGACACCACAATATAAACCAGATTAGATCATATTAGACTGAATCAAGCTAGTTAAAACTAGACAAGACAATATTGTTTTTGATAGTTGTCATATTGCACCATTTACTGGTCTCGACCACTCAGTTCAAACCAGATTGAACTGGACTAGACCAGATACGGTCAGAATTTCACCCGTATTTCATTTACCCTCTTTCCCCAGATGTTCCACAGATGTCAAAGGGCCATTCAGGCGATTGGAGGGAAGAGCAGGTACGCCTCAGGACAGGAGCAGAAGGTCACTAAGAACATCATGTCTTCGTTAGCGGGGAGGTTACAAGAGCTCTCCATCAACTTCAGAAAATCCCAGTCAAACTATCTAAAACGTAAGGGCATGTGTCATAGGGACATATGTCCCCCCAGAGATTCTGTTtcccatataataataataataatatatttggggggctaatcatcctttctcgcagctaagagctgaattgcgaaggaagcggctacaacgtgttgctggcatgcaagggcgcctttggctgccagccacatcaacccattatgaccacggagcgcagccaaagatcgaaagtgtttaaacaaaattcctgagtgaggaaaaccggatggtcagGAAAACCCTCaaggcacagcagagaaccaacgcacaactcaactcacatatggccctggccgggaatcgaaccagggtcaccttggtgagaggcgagcgctttacgcacaagccaaccattaatgggaaattaacatagGATGAAGGAGTAGAATTCCAAAGAGggtgctatcagaagaagtttgtacacagttcgccatgTGGGGGGACAGAATCTATTGGAGAACAGAAtttcctgccacaccggcactCGTGTCATGAGGATGCCTGATTTGACCATAATTTTGAGACATTTATTTGTTGCCATCATTGACAGTCATCGTTAaaagtagggtcatagattggtaaataatactcacaaaattaatgaccatatcAAACATACTgagtgagaagcactgcagctgttgatggtataaactaTTTTTGAGCAAGGAATCCTTTCAAATTTATATAGTTTGGAAAAATGTTCAccataaaaacatttgaatctgagaaatgattcatgcatgaatagGTTCTCagattgttttgggtttttagGTGTCCGTTCCCAGTTGCTGCATGGATTTAAACatccatataaaaaaaacagtgaccgattattttttatgttttctcagcAAGAAGACACTGAATTCAGCTGAGTGACACTTTCACACTTTCACAATTTTCAAATTCTagcactgaggatactgttcccacatgctccttggaatctatgggtgcgtttgtttagcttccctgggtcgaccccttcgtgtggcgttttttctttccaggacgaacgtgtgcagataattactcacgtcctggaaaaaaaacacgccacacaccggggtagacccagggcagctaaacgaacgcaccctataactCCAGAGGTTACTAAAAGGCTGAAACATGCTGCCTGAAATTTTGGCTGTTGTTTCAGAccttttttgtcagcaattaaaggcagtggacactattggtatttactcaaaattgttattagcataaaaccttacttggtaaagagtaatggggagaggttggtagtataaaacatggtgagaaacggctccctctgaagtaacgtagttttgcgagaaagaagtaattttccacgagttgatttcgagacctcagattgtgaggtctcgtaatcaagcatttgaaagcacttcgtgtgacaagcgtgttttttccttcattactAACTGTGACGACCAatagtgaaaagactggtctttgacaataaccaatagtgtcaagtgtctttaatctcACTTCTGGGATGGAATAACTTTGAGAATCTTAGTGTTTGGATTTATGTGAAGTAACATTTGAGTGTTCTGACTGTCCTCAGGAATGAAGAGTCGAGAAGAAAGATCAAAGCATTTCTTTGATACGAATCTTTCTCCGGGCAGTGCAATCATGACAGAAGAGGACATCATAGAAGATGACTTGCTTTACGACAGGGTGAGTTTCATTGGTTGTCAgtctcccccctcccccctctctCCTTTGTTGACTATAACCTTTACTCTCAAGCCCATACCTCCTCTCCTATGTCACTCAACACCAAAGCTTTTTCAAGTCCCCACGCTTTGTCACAAGTAACTCTGTTTTTCGACATTCGCCCCAAGTTTTTGATCAAAAGTATCACTTCAGACAGAAGTTAAGATCTAGCAGAATGCTACTTAACCTTTCAACCACTGGGTGTAATTTCTCTTTATACAGCTTATTATTTAACAGGAAATGGTTCAAAGTTAGCACCTGAGCTATCCTTCGTAAATATTAAAATTGTGCAAGGAAAAAGCTTTCGCTTATACATAAATGCCACACCGCgtgaatttttaaaatggccCAACAGtgcaacgttttttttttctctgattaCTCAAATTTGACCATTGTTTTGGTGGAGAACTTTGGACTTGAATTTTCCAGCATGTCCTCTGTTAAAAACCAAATTCTCTTAGACCCACAGGGGTTGGAATGGCATGAGAAAGAGTGTGAGAACCCGGTCTTCAATGCGTAGTAATGACCGTGTTGGTGGCTGGCTGCTGGTAATGGACCAAGTCGCATTTCCCGCACAAGCACAGAACATTGGGTCGTatgaataaaaaaagtatttactGACAAGTactagcaaaaagtaaaagcatAAACTTCCAAGTAGAAGCATTCAGTAAAAGCATCCTCTAAATTCCGTATGAATAAACCTATTCTTTTACTGCAAAGTATTCACTTAATGCTTTGGAGTAAATACTTCTGATATACCATGGCTGAATGGCTCTTAACAAAAGGTTTCCTTTGTATTACGACTCCCATTCACATCTACGTACGcgctcacacacacacagccaaaGCAGCATTTGATTTAACAGAAACATAGAAATCTTCAAGTCAGAAATGAGGTTTTTATTCTGACCACATTTTGATGTGGACGACTCATGGACACACAGAATCAAAACGTTTTTGTTAAGCTTTTGAAACTTGGAGTGGAGCATGACAGCGCTGTATAGAGAAGATGATGAGCATAGCTATTTAATTTAAACTTAAAAGTTTTAATAATAACACGAACAACATTCTATTGAAATgcatttaattgtttaaaaaattacttcttctgaTTTTATGAACAATAAGCCTTAATGATCGAGGCATTCATTTCTGAGTTGAAAAAATTCTTTATATCTTTTTAAAAAGCTTACTGTAATGATACAAAACGTTTTTTTACaaacggttttattttattctcgGCATATATAAACAAGTTTGATTAAAAGCAAGTTGAGTTAGTGCGTATTGTTTCtgtttaatatttcagtgatgTCTTTCCTTTGGGCTAAAACATTTATCCTGTGAGGAACATTCATAAACACTGTCATTTCTTCGGACGAGCCTTTTACTTCTGCGCCCAAGGTAGCTCTGGAGCTACCTTGAAAAATCACTGGTACTTACTTGCATGTTGTAGTATATTCTCTGTTTTATTCATATGGAAGTAAGTAAGTGCTAAAATTAAAAGAATTTACTTTTTGGTAAAAGTAGATACTTTTAGCATTTTAGTAAATACTTTTAAGTAACCGTTTTTACTTCCTTTTATTCATATGGATGGTAGTAAATACTTGAAATTTTCAAGTAAAAGTAAGTACTACTTTTTATTCATACGACCCATTgagcctttaaacaaatatatgctGGTTTAGGGGCTATTCATTCACTAGAATGGTCTCATTAACCAATTAGAGTGCACAAACTCTCTGAGGTACTTATTAGTGATAATAATTGtgcgtttgttttttttctgaatactTTGCCAGGGTTTtacagatacacagatgcagaTGGTGGAAGACAACAACACAGTGGTTGAACAACGAGAGAAAGAAATCACACACATCGTTCAATCCATCGTTGACCTGAACGAGATTTTCCGAGATTTAGCATCTATGGTGGTAGAGCAGGTACATGTAATATAAGGTTCCTCCATGCACTGGCTAGCCTATCTTACTGAAACGCCCCAATACACGCAATTTACAGGCCGATACGCAATGAATTTTGTAAATAACTCAATCTGTTTAATTTGTTACAGCAATTTAACATGCTCAAGATCGCATATCAAAGCTCATAAAGCCAATCAAAAACATGaagtagaaaacattttaagggcCTCATTTCAATAGGAGAATtttgaatgctaggtggcaccaggtaaatgtccattggtAACCGAGTTCTGatcatgcgcacattaccgagaacaatggtttttacctggtaagtctgctgccaccaagtgtcctgAAAGTCCCCTGTTAGCCTTTgatgattattcctcttctcaaagttctgttgtcaagGAACTCAATAGAAGCAGGGGGATCTCATGCTAACGCCAAgcttacatgtatttcacagaCTAGCAGGAAAATTATGCAAGTGAATGTGCATGTGTAGTCCACTTTACTTGGCTttcttcacttacacagctagcacagaaatatTCACGTGCCCTGTAAGCCAggaatggtgatcgcaagccGAAAATGTGACCTACCAACTTAAATTAGGCTCGGACATGTGCATGGTCCCCACAAtcatctgatagcgccctcttatgACTTATTAAGGTAATGTCATGGTTTGATCACTTCTACTGCGTTTGTATTGCTTGTTTAAACATGGCCACCTGATCTCCTCTCGACTTATCAGGATGATTATATTGTCCCAGGTATTTATAAAGGAATGATAGATGAAGGTTTAACAGTTCAACTTGTTGTTCTTTTTCTGCAGGGTACAGTTCTTGACAGAATAGATTACAACgttgacaaaacagcaacgAAGGTCGAGCAAGGTCTAAAACAACTCCAAAAGGTAAGCTTTGATGATTTCTTTCATGAAACAGAATCACTTATCTGGTACAACATTTGTTAGCCACACCAAAAAGTAGCACACTTGTAGATTTACAAGTGACATTTCACaatcaaagaaaatcaaatctGAAGTTGAACCTTTCAGTTGGTTTTCGATGAGTGTTActttaagtattgtttgaagctttgcatggtgttgagacataagaagaaactataaataaatagttatcttgcgggtacaaccatgtgtaaagcccgattcatacttcctgcgattgcgaatgcgaagcgaatgttgacgtcacaaatttgcaaggaataatttgcagcagttgccctctgctcaactcacttgcgaatattgctgcgaaaggatggttgtgacgtcaaactcacgtcaaattcgcttcgcatttgcattcgcatgaagtatgaaccgggcttaaatctcttagggtgagtggtggctctgaaaagagcctgttgggtctcgacgtttcgaacagtaacctctgctcgtcttcaggagtgTTACTTTGTGATTCCGAAGGAACACAAAATAGACCAATTACAACACCATAATAGATATGGAAAAAGATAACAATGCACTTACACCTGCGCAATCTGAGTGGTACTTGttggaaggtttttttttctcattttgagcAGAGCGCAAGCCTTATAATACATAAAATGTGACCAACTCTGTGAacatgagtcagatgtcgcccaataatgcattattaagttatggacagtttaatgtagaaaataaaaaaaaataaatcatttttttttttactttttaagatctgCATGgtttaacctttagaacacttacttttaggcagtaaagcaattttttttatcatacttatgtctggattgtatccttttgcgcgaaatggtagtttaaaacatcagtcactttacttgtaattcgtttttcagaaaaaattatgTATTTGCTAATTTTAAATGGTAGTAACTCAGCGACctgatacaccccaaagcttagacacatacaaAATTACTGCTGTTGGTGCTGTtgtttccagccatgcatataactcgaTCCTTGAAATTGTAAAcctctgactcattttcacgtagcagGTCACAAATACGGTCCAGCaaactgaaatttgttttcaccATATAATGCTTTTGGTGACAATAGTAATCATTACTTTGAACTGAACTGCGTGATCAATTGAATCTACTACATGTATTGCTCCACTTTGTTTCAATCTTTGCAGGCGGAGAAGTACCAGAAGAAGAATCGCAAGATGTTCATCATCATGATCTTGTCGGTGATTCTAATCGTTCTCATCATCATCCTCATTGCCACCAAGTTCAGATGATATTTGCTTTCCCACCTACCATCGTCAAAAAACCATGGAGGACAAGAAATACGTCTTGCCATTATAAACTCTGTGTAGAAAAGCACAACTTCCAACCTTGATATGATGATGATGTTTAAAA is part of the Asterias rubens chromosome 4, eAstRub1.3, whole genome shotgun sequence genome and harbors:
- the LOC117289533 gene encoding syntaxin-16-like isoform X2; this encodes MVVPDDRMALVSGLSNDPDAVIGATKISIPPEWVDAVEEISYDTTRIQQKVKELGLLHDKHLTRPTLDDSMEEEHAIEIATQEITQMFHRCQRAIQAIGGKSRYASGQEQKVTKNIMSSLAGRLQELSINFRKSQSNYLKRMKSREERSKHFFDTNLSPGSAIMTEEDIIEDDLLYDRGFTDTQMQMVEDNNTVVEQREKEITHIVQSIVDLNEIFRDLASMVVEQGTVLDRIDYNVDKTATKVEQGLKQLQKAEKYQKKNRKMFIIMILSVILIVLIIILIATKFR
- the LOC117289533 gene encoding syntaxin-16-like isoform X1, whose product is MATRSLTEIFILMRNNASQSRHIFSENVPDDRMALVSGLSNDPDAVIGATKISIPPEWVDAVEEISYDTTRIQQKVKELGLLHDKHLTRPTLDDSMEEEHAIEIATQEITQMFHRCQRAIQAIGGKSRYASGQEQKVTKNIMSSLAGRLQELSINFRKSQSNYLKRMKSREERSKHFFDTNLSPGSAIMTEEDIIEDDLLYDRGFTDTQMQMVEDNNTVVEQREKEITHIVQSIVDLNEIFRDLASMVVEQGTVLDRIDYNVDKTATKVEQGLKQLQKAEKYQKKNRKMFIIMILSVILIVLIIILIATKFR